GACCCGATTTTCATTCAGGACGCTTTCAGTATGAATACTCCGAATTCCCCACATAGCCCCGATAAAGCAGCAACTTTCCAGGAAGAAACGACAGCCGGGAGAAGGCATAAATCCGGAACAGATTCCGAAAAAAAGAATCAGGTCTCCGAAAGAAACATTGTTCCTATCCTTGAAACCAGAGATCTCTGCCACAGATATCCTCATCTTGATTCAAATTCCCTTGATAAAATCAGCTTTAAAGTGTTTAAAGGGGAGAGAGTTGCAGTGCTTGGGGCTAATGGGGCTGGGAAATCGACTTTATTTAAGCACCTTAATGGAATCCTGCGCCCTCTTTCAGGGGAAGTCTTGATAAAAGGGGAAAAGTTGACCAAGAAGAATGTTCGGGCTTGCAGGGAAATAGTAGGGATTGTCTTTCAGAATCCTGATGACCAGGTGCTTGCGCCGAGTGTCGAAGAAGATATAGCGTTTGGACCAATTAATATGGGTCTGTCGAGAAGCGAGGTCGAAGAAAGAGTTAAAGAAGCCATCGAAATGGTAGGACTCACAGGTTTTGAGGATAGAGCCCCGCATCATCTTAGTGGAGGGCAGAAAAAGCTTGTGGCGATTGCAGGCATTCTTGCCATGCGCCCTGAAGTTATAATCCTTGATGAGCCTACAGCCAACCTCGATCCCCTCAGTTCTGCCCGCATTCTTGATCTGATAATGAAAATGAATCGAGAGCTTGGAATCACCCTGCTTCTTTCCACCCATGATGTGGATGTCGTGCCTTATTTTGCAGAGAGGGTTTTTGTCCTTCATCATGGAAGACTTGAAGCTGACGGAAGCCCGGATGAGATCTTCAGCAATCCCGAACTCCTCAGAAAAGCCCATCTGAGACTTCCGAGAGTGGCTGAGGTTTTTGAAATGCTCCAGCATGAGGGACTCGATGTCAATATACAGATTACAGCCGAGAAAGCCAGGGATGAAATCCTCAGGGTTATCGGGCTCAGAGACCAGAAGGCAGAGATAAAATAACATCCAGATAAAAAAACTTCTGCGCAGGAGAACTTTTAATGGTAACCCTTACGGATATTGAACGCGAATCATATAAAGACAGTCCAGTACACAGGCTTGATCCAAGGATAAAGTTGATTTTTGCACTTGCAATAATCGTATATGCAGTCAGCCTGCCCCGAATTCACGAAAAGAATATGATCCGTCTTCTTGCCATGGAAGCTTATTTGGTGCTCCTTGTGCTTATCGCAGGGCTGAACTTAAAATATTTTTTCCTTCGAATCCTTGCAATCTTACCTTTCGGGATTGGGGTTGCCGTTATCCAGCCTTTCCTGAGACCTTCCTTTGTGGAGAGTTACACACCATATCCTCTTGACCTGCCTTTCGGGCTCAGCATAACCTATGAAGGTCTGGTCTTCGGGAGGATATTATTCATGAAATTCCTGGTATGCGTAACAGCCGTAATCCTTCTTTCTTCCACCACACGGCTAAGGGATATGGTTGTAGCCGCAGACAGGATGGGCGTTCCAAGGGAATTTACCCAGCTCGTCAGTATGATGGTACGTTATCTTTTCCTGTTCTGGGCCGTCCTGAAACGAATAAAAACTGCACAGGAGACCCGTCTTTTCGATATATGGAATAATGCTGTGCCCAGAAAATGGATTCTTAAACAGATCGGATACAGTATCAGTGCAATTTTCGTGCGCTCTTATGAGCAGGGAGAAAGGACATATATCAGCATGCTCTGCAGAGGTTATGGAAGCGGCCATGAAAAAGCATATTACAGAGCAAAAATTCAGACCAGGGATATACTCTTTTTGCTTCTCAGTACTGCAAGTATAGTATGCATTCATTTTTTTGTCTGAAGGATTATGTCACTGGTATTCTTATTTCTCAAAATCCTTGTTTGTTCTTTTTCATACATTTTTTAAACGGTTTTCAGTCCGGAAAATAGAAAAAAGGGCGTCTAATATAACAGATTATAAATTATAAAATATAATACTAAATACTTATTCCCTGATACTCGGTTATATATATACAACCGGATAAGATACATAATTTGACGTATATATAAACAAAGAAATACTGAATCCGATGAAAGTGAAAAATTGTCAAACAAAGTAATATCAAAACGTATATATGTAATACTGGACAATCTCTTATTGTCAAGAATACTCATCTAAAACAACAGTCCGAAATAGCGTAAAAGGATCTCAAATATTGAGATCTTCCCTGAAAAAGGATTTCAGACTTAATTTAAGAACATTTTCTAGTCTTCGTTTTCAGGAATATTCACCAACGTAAAAAAAGATTCCTGTTTGAGTTGACAGGAAATAAAAGATAGGGGTAAAAGAGGGAAAATAAATGCATATACCTGATTCGTTCATACCACCTGACCAGGCGTTAATCTACTGGGTTCTTGCCCTTCCATTTATTATAATGTCATTTAAGTGGGCAAAAAACGAGCTTGATGAGATGAAAGTGCCGATCCTTGCGGCTCTTGCAGCCGGTATCTTTGCAATCCAGGCTATGAATATACCAATTGGGATGGGGACAAGCGGACACATGATCGGGGCAGCCCTTGTAGCCATAGTTTTCGGGAGCCCCTGGGCAGGAGTGCTTGTGCTGACATTGGTGCTGCTAGTTCAGGGTTTTGCCTTTGCTGATGGAGGAATTACTACAATGGGCGCAAACATCCTGAACATGGGTGTTGTTTCTGGATTTATCGGGTATTACACTTACAGTATCCTTCGTAGAGCTCTGAGCGTAAATATTGCAGCTTTCATAGGCGCCTGGCTTGGCCTTTTTGTCTCGGCAATTACCTGTACCATCCAGTTATGGCTGGCTGGCACTTTTCCCCTGGTTCCTGGACTTATAGCTATGGGAACTTTTCACCTTATCATCGGCTTCATAGGAGAAGGGCTCATTACCTCGGTTGCAATTGCAGCTATTGCAAAATCCAGACCAGATCTTCTTGAAGACGATCTCAATACCAGAACCGACAGAGCTGAAATTGAGGCTATGGCATGAGCGAGAAAGCTAATAAGAAATTTTTTTATCTTGGGGTTGTAGTTGCACTCTTGATTGCTGTACTTGCACCCTTCCTTGCCTCCCCGAACCCAGACGGACTGGAAAGTGCAGCAGCAAATGTGGTTGAAGAATCAAAACTCTCCGAGCTGGAAGAAAGTGGACCAGTTGTAAGTTCTCCAATGCCTGATTACTCAATTGAAGGCATGGGCAAAAGCGGAGAAGTAGCAGCAATAGTAGTCGGGACGCTCGTAGTGCTTGCAATCAGTTTTGGGTTTGGAAAAGTGTTCAAAAAGAAAGCCTGAACTTTTAATACTGATTCACAAACTTGGCTGCTCAAAAACCGTTGCTCCACAACCCTTTTACGAAAAGGCTTGACTGCAAACTTTTTAGAAAAAAGTTTGATCAAAAATGGCGTGGCGGCGTGGTCAAGCGGCGCAACGCTTGGTGATAAACCGGC
The Methanosarcina thermophila TM-1 genome window above contains:
- a CDS encoding ATP-binding cassette domain-containing protein; the protein is MNTPNSPHSPDKAATFQEETTAGRRHKSGTDSEKKNQVSERNIVPILETRDLCHRYPHLDSNSLDKISFKVFKGERVAVLGANGAGKSTLFKHLNGILRPLSGEVLIKGEKLTKKNVRACREIVGIVFQNPDDQVLAPSVEEDIAFGPINMGLSRSEVEERVKEAIEMVGLTGFEDRAPHHLSGGQKKLVAIAGILAMRPEVIILDEPTANLDPLSSARILDLIMKMNRELGITLLLSTHDVDVVPYFAERVFVLHHGRLEADGSPDEIFSNPELLRKAHLRLPRVAEVFEMLQHEGLDVNIQITAEKARDEILRVIGLRDQKAEIK
- the cbiQ gene encoding cobalt ECF transporter T component CbiQ, encoding MVTLTDIERESYKDSPVHRLDPRIKLIFALAIIVYAVSLPRIHEKNMIRLLAMEAYLVLLVLIAGLNLKYFFLRILAILPFGIGVAVIQPFLRPSFVESYTPYPLDLPFGLSITYEGLVFGRILFMKFLVCVTAVILLSSTTRLRDMVVAADRMGVPREFTQLVSMMVRYLFLFWAVLKRIKTAQETRLFDIWNNAVPRKWILKQIGYSISAIFVRSYEQGERTYISMLCRGYGSGHEKAYYRAKIQTRDILFLLLSTASIVCIHFFV
- the cbiM gene encoding cobalt transporter CbiM, with product MHIPDSFIPPDQALIYWVLALPFIIMSFKWAKNELDEMKVPILAALAAGIFAIQAMNIPIGMGTSGHMIGAALVAIVFGSPWAGVLVLTLVLLVQGFAFADGGITTMGANILNMGVVSGFIGYYTYSILRRALSVNIAAFIGAWLGLFVSAITCTIQLWLAGTFPLVPGLIAMGTFHLIIGFIGEGLITSVAIAAIAKSRPDLLEDDLNTRTDRAEIEAMA
- a CDS encoding PDGLE domain-containing protein, with translation MSEKANKKFFYLGVVVALLIAVLAPFLASPNPDGLESAAANVVEESKLSELEESGPVVSSPMPDYSIEGMGKSGEVAAIVVGTLVVLAISFGFGKVFKKKA